Within Rhododendron vialii isolate Sample 1 chromosome 12a, ASM3025357v1, the genomic segment GCCTCAAATTTAGGACCAAATTCCTCGGATAAGAATATATGCTCAACATAAAAAGTAGTGCTTTCATATAGAACTCAGAGTGCCAATAACACGAATAATCGAATCCATGCAACGAACAATTCACACTGTATCACCAATAGATTCACATGGGCAAAACATTCAACAAAATCCTTTAATTAGTAATATCTCGTGAGGGAAATTATTAGGCACTGGCCCAAGTAAATACCACGAAGATGAAGTATTCCTGTTCACTATTAATCGGAAGTAATACTTTGCAAGTGAAAGAACAGAAATATTACCCAGCAAAACCTTTTAATTTCTTCCACAGGTCATTCTGATCTCCCTCTTCATTAGTATCCTCTGTAACAGAATCATTTTCACTTTGTGTACTTCTAGCTGTAAAACACCGACAAATGGTGTTCAACTGGTAAGAATCTGACAATTGGATAAAGTATTAAACAACTGGTAGAAATCGACATTTATCGTTGCAGGGTTCTTTGGGCATGAATTTCAATAAGATTTcatgtagagaaagagaaagcaaagaacaagaagaTAATAATGAGAATAAGATAAATTTAAATCCTCGGTTTCTGAATCATTTTCCGTTCCCTGGATAAATCCACCAAATCCACCATCAAACCAGCCTTGGTGATCATTTTGTTACTTTTCTTGGCAGCTAGGGCCTAACTGCTTGTGGGTGGTGCCCCTTTTCAGTGCGTTCGTATGCAACTTTCTCCCAAGTTCATTTTCCCAAGTAAATTGACATTACCCACCGATGACAAAGCAAATACTTACAAGCTTGCTGAACTTTAGGGCGAGATTGTGGACGACTGCTGGGATTCCTAGTCAGAAAAGCAAGTTCTTCAAGCACGTCACGCTCCTTGGCACTGCATATGGTTGCATGAAAATAGAATTACACTTATTCAATTTTCATAGTGGTGAAGAAAGAAATTAACTATTAGGATAGCTTGATCAACAGACCAGATACGACATACCTAATACGTTTGGGTATGGTCACTTTAATTGTAAATAAGTGGTCACCTCGGATGGATGGTCTGTTTAGCTTTGGTGCTCCTTTCTTTGCTAGTACAAGCACATCACCTGGTTGTGCACCTGGAGGAATCTGGAGTTCAGTATCTCCTTCAACTGTCTTAACCTGTTTAAATACCAAACAATGAACAAATTGTTATTGAAGAGGCCTATCTGTGGAAGTTTGCAATGAATCTGCATTCAATGCACTATCCTCTTGAGTTTGGAATAAAGCACAGGCGGGTGCCAAAGAGAGCTAAGTACAGAAACTATTCAGATAAAACATGGAGAAGAAGCCACAAGAATGAGTGAGAAAAGGTTTTTAGGAAGCTCGGTGGCATTGAAGCCACCTTGAACAGGGCTTTAACTCAAATCTATGAGTAGGCTTTGGATGGAATACATATATAGAAGAGGATATTACCCCAGAAGGTAAGCATTTTAGCTTTAGCTAAAATTTTAGAGAGAGTTCTCtgcaaatatttattttacctaaccACAACAACCaggaacccttttttctttgaAGTTCTGATTTAATTCAAAATACTTACCTTCTGTGGAAAAGCTAAACCATCTGCTTCAAATCACAATATTAGTTATGGGAAACAGCCAAGATTCAAACATTTGGAATCAGGCAAAAGCTATTACTCCATATGTAATTATCCTAGCAATGACCAGATAATATTTCCACCTGAACAGCAGCACCCAAGATGGCATCTAGATAACTTATTGAAACGGTTGAAAGTAGATTTATGCCATCTCTTTGGATCTCTGGAATCTCCTCAACATCAAGGTAGACAAAAAGATCTCCTGGAGGGCCCCTGCTGACAAGAACAGAAGGGAATTAGTGTTCTGAACCTTGTCTATTAGTTTGATATTTTGAAAGTGTTTGAATAACTGAACTCATACATGCGTCAACCAAGAGGAAACCCGAATCTCAACTTAGAGCAGAAAATGAGACTTTGCACAAAACCCACAGATGAGCgcacaaaatttagaaaagtGATAGTAGTTTAGTCTTCTAATTTTTGAGTACTTGCACAATATTTTATTTAGATCACTCACATGGAAAGTTCCTAAACACAGGTTGAGCACAAAGCAACATGAATGTaagtgttagacttgtctcacatcgctcatctaagccacccaagcttggttaataaattctagaggctactccacctattgccaattggttttaggttggaaccctccaagaaatctaacatggtatcagagctaggtcttggatggcctcacctctcgtgggaaagtctctgtcatctctgcGCTCGAGTCAATCAATTAGCTCtctggtctgtcacctccacgtgcatccgggctggacgtgagggggagtgttagacttgtctcaTATctctcatctaagccacccaagcttggttaataaattctagaggctactccacctattgccaattggttttaggttggaaccctccaagaaatctaacagtaAGTTCAATGAATTCTAGCTCTTAAAACTGAACTTCAAATGTGAGGACACCTTTGTTTAGTGCACCTGCTAATAAGAAGACGCACAATGCTTTCAACTTCGGCATAGCCCCTAGGCATTGCTAGTTTAATTCATCATGATTCAACTCTAGGTATGTGGTAGCTGGCAACCCCAAGAGAAAAGCTCACCTTCGGTAATTGCTTCTAGTCATCACCATCTTTAATGCATGCCATTATATTTCACTTCATTCCAAAAACCATACCAGTGATTTTTGGCTATTTTTTCGATATCAGGGAGTGAAGTGCTGAAAAGCAGTGACATGGTCattattttttggggttatgaTTATCAATGTCAAGGCTTGTTGGAGGAACGAGATTGTTCAAGTACCATGAAGACTGTTACTTATCAAAAGCAGAAAGAAATAACGATATCGGTTGAAGAGAGTCATAAAGCACAATGGAGAATCTCTGGAGTTGTAAAGGAAGCAGTCGACCATGTCATCTGTATATATTTAGTAAGACAGTTTTAATCTGGAAGACTACACACATTTAACAAGGGCAATAACCCACGATTTAGTAGAAATACACCACAGAACACGTGGAAGTCATGTATGGAAGAAGGTAACTAAATACCCCTTTGGTCCAGCATCACCCTCTCCAGCAACTCTCAGAATACTGCCCTTGCTCACTCCAGGTGGAATTTTAACTTTGATATCTCTCTTAACACGAATACGTCCCTCACCTGAGCATTTCCGACAGTATTCAGAAATGACTTCACCAACTCCACCACAATTTGGACAGACAGAAACCTGAAGTCATAAGAATATTAAGAAGTCTGAGGAGTAATCAGCAAAAAACATACTGATGTTACAAACAGGACCAATGGTGGAAATAAAGCGGTACAAAAGGAATCAAAACATTCATCAACATGTAAAACTCAGGACCTATTCAACCATGCATTCAATCTTGCACCATTGACATGTCATAGAACACCATATACTTTAGGAACAGTTGGAAACTCATGTCACCATACTTTAAGAATACTCTTCACAGGCTATGGCCATTCAATGTTGCAGAGGAATTTCATATACCCCATATGCTATGGCAAAAATTAAGTGTTTAGAGGGTTAACTTTTCTTGAGAAAATGCAATGCCAGCGTATCAACGAATCACTTTGATGAAGAGCAGGAAGAATCACATAACGACTTTATTACTAGATTCATCTGTCGGTTACGATTTATCGTGCTTGATATGATTTGTTGGACTAGTTGACCGTGATCTCTTTGTTACCACTTGTAGAACTTATAAAGGATTCACAAAGGATGTTTTAATGGTTGCATGGTGAATTGAATTGGAGAACGGTTTTGGTGCAGGGATGCCATTACTTCCTTAGGCACAAGGATCTCTAAGGGTCCTTAGGCACAGGGATTCCTAGGGGCTAGGGTTCTTctcttagttgcaggaacctccTATGTGGGTGGCTTATCCACCTAGGAACCTCGCTCCCATTGAGAAAGGAACCCGTTCCCAACTAGGGTAACCCCTTAGGCATATaaatcccaaaagaaacaaaataaaagacacCAAGCAAGAGAAAAGACAAAGTAATGATAAGATATTATAAAGATATTAACTTAAATTTGCTAATTTACTTAATATAACCAATATTACTTAGTCACTAAGACAATCTTTGCAATTGACATGAATGATGCATAATAATATTTACTTGCATTACATATTTTCATGTATTACTCTTGAACGCTCCCTATCCCGAAAGAGGAGCTCCTATAATCGTCCGCCACCGATCCTGCTCCCGCCCccacttcgtgcaactaagataTGGAGAACTTCTGGATcacatattaaaattataaacctttttatgtttttacaattttaagtggtagaataatattttttttgacatttaacTATAGTAAAAcggaaaatacataaaaatatttgtaacTTCAACAATTTTTCCTAAATGCTCCCAAAGGTgctcccacacttctatgatcatcTGCTCCCCCGCCCCTGCTCCCGTTCCCGTTCCCtcttcgtgcaactaaggttCTTCTTCGCCTTCAATATTATTCTTGACTGTCCTCCTTTTTAGTCTTCCCTTACCCCTTCTGCGCAGATCTCCTCAGAAgctcaacaaatgaaaatgaTTCAAGCAGAGGGGATATAATACTATGGTTTATCAACTTGCAACATGGATTCAGAAGATTGGGTGGTTCCACCTTCAAAATTCTTTCCGGGAATATGATGCAACATTCGAAATTTCCATAAATTTTTCTTCTTACTGTTGACATACCAATGATGAGGAATTTCATGTATTAAAGCATGGTAACTTTTGATCTTAGTCTGGAAACAATCCTTCTCTACGAGATAAGAATCAATTGACATTATCCTTCACATTGATTGGGCTAGCAATTTGAATGGTTAGGGTTTCCCCTTGAGATGAAGTTGCGGGGAAAAAAGAAACCGGAAGAAATTAGAGACTCATTAGATTATTTCCTCATCAAAATGGAATCTGCAACAAAGAGGCTAGTTCCTCGGAGGAATGGCTATCTTCAATACCAAAAAGATGACTAAAATGACTTAGGTAGAATTGGGAATTTCAAATCAAGGTTTCGAATCCCTCACCGTATAGGCTAGAACGTACCAGTATTGACCAAACCGGTACACAACACCTCTAATTTCGTTCTGGCTCAAATAACGGTAATTACCGATCAATACCAGACTACATCTAAATTTATCTTCCTCTTCTAGTACCGGTCACTACCAAACTACTTTAAATTCATTCGTCCTTCCAATAAAAGTATATATTATACTAAATTCTTTGATGagggaaaataacactaatttAGCGATAAAACTGAAACAGTACATGGTATCTCACCGGTACTGGTACGCACCTTACAAGTAGGAAAACCGGTTCTCTAGGCGTTACAGTATTCAGAACCTTGTTTCAAATAGTAAAAGGGTCCTCTAAGAAACCAGTTACGAGTCTTACAACCTTATACTCTTATAGGGAAGGTTTGAACATATATTATGATATTATCCTTCTTGGCACTTGGCAGCATAGCTATACTTCACCAGGTATATTGTAGCAAAGAACCAACAACAAGAGTATCTTTCACATTTTGCGTAAAAGTATGGTAGCCAGCTTCCTATAAGGAAAGAGGACATGAGTACAGCATAGAAGAAATTGATCTGGAAAATAGGCCATTAACCTATTTACATAATCTTAAAAGGTaggtttcaaaaataataataataatcttaaAAGGTACAAACGTTGACACTCCAAATGTTGAACATTTTCTACATGGAAGATCATGATTCCTTCATTAGCAGTCCTCAACCGTATAACTATTTAAAAGAAAAGGGTGGAAGGTGATAATTGGCAATTTGGCATGAATGAAAGAGCAGAAGTCAAGTTATCTAGGAGCTACCCTACAAGGAAAAGCAAAATCACCATTCACCATGACTCAAAAATGGGGACAAGGTCGAAACTTTTATTACAAGACAAATATAATGAAACAACAGCTATTGCTGCGAAAAACTTTTCAGCAGATTGTATTATTCCTTCTATACTGGAGAATGGAGATTGTCAAAGCAGATATCTAACATATATGATTTGCCCTCGTCAACTTTTTATTTATAGGTAATACAGTAATAGCTTGGCTTGTTCGCACAATGTTCTTCTGTAACGTACCAATTCTGGGGCTCAACTCCATTGTTAATGTAAAGAATCCAActcaaaccaattggcaatgaatggagaggccgcctaggctaatatactagtttttggaggagataattaactttggtgggacaaactccaacagtTAATAGGCGGCACGAGACTTTTCTAGCCCTAAGTTACCTTAACCCAAAACTTTCCAGTGACGCCCATCACATCAAACACATTGAAACACATACCCAGCAAACAGCCTCGGAAGACGGAGTCATAAGCAAAAATTCAGAGTATACTCAGAATTTTATATTTTGTGGTCAATTGGCAGTGGAACTGCAAAGTAATAATAAATAATGCAAAGTTCCAGAGCCATAACTCAAGATGTTCCCCAAATTTTCACATCTGTGTCATACAGGAGGTTAAGATACCAAGCAACTAATAAGAAATATACAATGCATGTTTATAACTTGCTTTTCATACGCCTGATCAGAAGTTCACATATGTAAGGACTAAGGAGTAAATAGTCTTATAAGTTTATTTCCCTAGGTAAGTCAAAAGGACTAAATTACCTGTGAAAACATGCCAAATGGTGTTTGTTCAGTGCGCATAACTTGACCTCTGCCGCCACAAGTTGAGCATATTCTCGTTTTGGACCCTATCTTTgctccagtaccggtacaagcttCACATACTTCAAGATGTGAAAGTTTGAATTCTTTTTCTGATCCAAATATAGCCGCCGAAAATTCCAAAGTCATATCATAACTGAAAGAAATTTCACATCATGGGCCAACTCTAAAGGTTCCTATGGCAACACTCAACACTGATTTCAAATATAAAACAAGTACATGCCAAAAGGAAATAGGTAACATACTTGATACACCATAAAAAGCAGCCCAAATGAGAGGAGGGCATCCAGGCTTAGCTGTTTATATCTAGATGCTAATATGCAATATTACATTCCCTTAAGTAGTAACTGTATGTACTCAGAATGACATAGCCCAGAATAGGTTTAACCCTGAACTTATGCTGTACTATTCTTTCTAACTCTTGATAACACTTTACAAGTGATTATGGAGTCTACTCCACCTGATTTAAGCCATGCCTAGCCAATGAGGACGGTGTTAATGGATTTTAACTGGGTATGGTGAATTCTCTTCTAGGTCAGCCTAGGAGGCTGTGAAATCTGCTAGACCTACAGTACGTTGGTACAAGGTGGTTTGGTTTAAACAATAGGTTCCAAGGTGGGTAGTTATTTTGCGGATGTTTTGTCAAAGCATACTTAGCACTAGGATAGACTAGCTAGATGGGGTATTATTACTGATTCTATTTATGTGCTGGGTGATGCTGAAGAGGAGAGTCATTCCCATATGTTTTTTGGATGTCCAATTTCTGGTTGGGAGTGCCACAATTTGTTGATCCAATGTGGGGCATTTAGAAGCCCTGTTGGCTTTGATCAGGAGCTTGATTGGTTTATCCAGAGATGCAGCCAAGCTACTGCCTACAACTCTCTTCTCAAGTTGAGTTTTGCTGCCACAATCTACCACGTCTGGGGGGAAAGAAATGCCAGGAGCTTTAAGGCCAAAAGTGGGGATGGGGCTGTGGTTTTGGGGAATATTCGAAGGGACATTAGAGCTTGCTTAAGTGCTTGGGAAAATGTCAAATGCACTGCTGGAATGGCTATGGATTAGGCAGAGGTGGAATGTCtgagtttttttccccttttctgctAGGTTTGGCTTTTTGCCTGCTGTGTCGATTTCCTATTTGTATTTTCTGTTTTGTGTTCTCTCTTGAGTCGGGTTTAGCTGTAATGGGGTTCGGTTCAAGGCCATCCCCTTGCCTTCTTTTTTATGGGCGTTTCAATAAgaaattacttaccaaaaataacTCTTGACAATGCCTTGTGAAGTTTATAAGAAAGGTTCAACGGATCTATTAAATTCAACAAGTCATATATAAAATTGTTTGAAGATTACAGTCAAATTTTGACTCACCGTATATCTTCACCCTTAGTTACTGTACTACGTCGAGTCGTTCTGAATCCAGCTTGGTCCATACCAGGAAAACCAGCCATACTAGGCCCAAAGAATGTCTCAAACAGATCGAAAGGATTAGTCTGCAATAAACTAACATTCTGCATTAGCTAATTTACCAAAAGTTTGTAACTAACATATATATCACGATAGATTGTTCTCTCGTTGTGATGTCTAGAAACTTTTGGGTCTGCTTAGGAGATTAGCATGAAGGAATTAAGAGGTGTTTTCCACTATAGTAACTGTTCCAAAGCCAAAAGCCATAAATGCATAAATTGCTCTCTGCGAGTAGTATAGAGTATTGAGCCACATTTGCCTTTTTCAACCTTTCCCCTATTCTTCTCTGCCTCTCAAAGATAATTTTGCTCCAAGGGAGA encodes:
- the LOC131312116 gene encoding uncharacterized protein LOC131312116 codes for the protein MAAAATLSLLPSSLSFTPDRHSPSPSPSSSFFAGGTYPWSHKNFPSVSSSSQSNREISAKRFRTVVMAAADYYSTLGVPRSATSKEIKAAYRRLARQYHPDVNKQPGATEKFKEISSAYEVLSDEKKRALYDRYGEAGVKSTVGGGQAGAYTTNPFDLFETFFGPSMAGFPGMDQAGFRTTRRSTVTKGEDIRYDMTLEFSAAIFGSEKEFKLSHLEVCEACTGTGAKIGSKTRICSTCGGRGQVMRTEQTPFGMFSQVSVCPNCGGVGEVISEYCRKCSGEGRIRVKRDIKVKIPPGVSKGSILRVAGEGDAGPKGGPPGDLFVYLDVEEIPEIQRDGINLLSTVSISYLDAILGAAVQVKTVEGDTELQIPPGAQPGDVLVLAKKGAPKLNRPSIRGDHLFTIKVTIPKRISAKERDVLEELAFLTRNPSSRPQSRPKVQQASRSTQSENDSVTEDTNEEGDQNDLWKKLKGFAGSVANGALKWLKGNL